The Coregonus clupeaformis isolate EN_2021a chromosome 26, ASM2061545v1, whole genome shotgun sequence genome window below encodes:
- the LOC121540390 gene encoding LIM domain transcription factor LMO4-like, whose protein sequence is MVNPGGSSQPPLVGAGSLYWKRCAGCGGKISDRFLLYTMDSYWHSRCLKCSCCQAQLGEIGTSCYTKRGMILCRNDYIRLFGNSGACSACGQSIPSSELVMRAQGQVYHLKCFTCSTCRNRLVPGDRFHYINGSLFCEHDRPTALINGHLSSLQTNPLLPDQKVC, encoded by the exons ATGGTGAACCCTGGAGGCAGCAGCCAGCCCCCTCTGGTAGGAGCAGGGTCCCTGTACTGGAAGAGGTGTGCAGGCTGCGGGGGGAAAATATCTGACCGCTTCCTCCTCTACACCATGGACAGCTACTGGCACAGCCGATGCCTCAAGTGCTCCTGCTGCCAGGCTCAGCTGGGGGAGATAGGCACCTCCTGTTACACTAAGAGGGGCATGATCCTCTGCAGAAACGACTACATCAG GTTATTTGGGAACAGTGGGGCGTGCAGTGCTTGTGGTCAGTCCATTCCCTCCAGTGAACTGGTCATGAGGGCACAAGGCCAGGTGTACCATCTCAAG TGTTTCACGTGTTCTACCTGTCGGAACCGGCTGGTCCCAGGCGACAGGTTCCACTATATCAACGGCAGTCTGTTCTGTGAACACGACAGACCCACAGCACTCATCAATGGGCATTTGAGTTCACTGCAGACGAACCCACTACTGCCCGACCAGAAG